TTTATTGACTAGCCCAAAGTACAATTCATCTGGCCAAATTGTCATTTGTGCCCCAAGACCCATTATCAAAATAATGACAGGGGCGTGAGGCGCTCCCTCGTCCTGATAATGTATGCTGATCCCGGTTGCAATCTTGATATCGGTCATTGTCGCGAATGTTTAGCTTGACTTGAAAGGGCTGCATTTAAGTATAGAGCGTAGGTATGAACTTAACTTTAAAATAGCAGTCAAAAAAGACGAAAATTTATTGCTAAATACCATTGCGCTTTAAAACATTTAGGTTAATATTCGCGCTTGTTGATGGTCGGAAATTATGCATCAACACTATCAATTTATATGATTCTTATTTGGAGTAAGTCATGACTAAAAAAAGCAAACTTCAGCATGCGCATCAGCGTGGTGAAATTAAAGACAACGCACTAAAAGCGTTGGTAACAAGCCCGTTGTTTAAGGCGAAAGTTGAAAAGAGCAAAAAAGGCAAAGGTAGTTATCAACGTAGCGTAAAGCACAAAGGCCAAGAGCCTTACCTTAAGGCAGCCTAAGCTTTAAGATAAGGTTTTTTGCTGATACATTTGCTTGTCAGCTTGTGCGATTAAATCGCTTATATCTGTTATAGGGTGTTGGGCAAATGCTCGCCCGACACTACCTTGAATTGCTACCTTTTGTTTCCCATGACTAAATTGCAAGGTATTGAGTTGTTGTTGCAGCTGTTGTGCTTTTTCTTCTGCAGATTGTATGTCGTCAAATAAGCAAAGGGCAGCAAACTCATCACCACCTAGGCGTCCTACAATATCTTGTTTTCTGATACTTGATGATAAAAACGTCGCAACATGGGTAAGCGCCTTATCTCCAGCATCGTGACCAAATTGGTCATTAATCAACTTAAACTTATCTAAATCAACGTAAAATAATGCCAGAACACCATCACGCTTATTAAATTGTTCGACTAGCACGTTGGCTTGTTTGTGCCAGCCTCGACGGTTGAAAATAGCGCACAATTGATCATAATTTGCTTCATTTTCAGCTTGTTGCTTTTGCTGTCTGAGCCGCCCAATGCGTTTAGACACGGCGACGGCAAGCAGCAAAGACTCAATGGCAAACGCAAAAATAAGTGCATAGCGCTGCATAAATGGGCTATATCCCACTAAAAGCACGCGAAATACCATACCGACTAATACTAGGCTCAGTGCCGCAAAAACCAAACTTGCTTCGCCAATTTTCCGCTTGGTTTGTAGAGCTGATAGCACAAAGAGAGTGGCGACAATAACGAGGGTTATATAGGCCATTATTTGGCTAAATAAGTAGGACAATTGTGCTTGTTGGGTGGACATTTTAAGTACACTTAGGAGCATCACGATAGCCGCGGCACTTTTAAGTGACAACGTAAGTTTTGGCCACTGTTTGTCAACAAGTAGGATACTCAACATAAACCAGGTTGCCGAAACCACAGTGAGACCAATACTAAGTAAATATGCGTGTTTGAGTAATGATTTATACTGGGATGAAACAAAAAGATTTAATTGCCCTTCTTGGAATAATACAAATCCACAAAGACAGAAGATATAAGCCCCGTAAAGCCTAAATATAGGATCATTGAGGCGACTACCCATGATCAATACATAGCAAATTAAGGTAAAGCAAAGGCCATAAAATGCGCCCATGACTAGGCTGGTTTTTTGACTTTCCCAAATAAATTTCGGCACGCTCATCAGCCTAAATCTTGGCGTATGAATTTGCATAGAATCTAAGCTTAAGGTTGCTGTGTACTTACCTTTTGGAATGATAAATGCGGGCTGTGAGAACTTAACTAGCGACGGGACATTGACTCCCCATTGATAGTGATTAAGGCCAACATCTACAAATGAAATAACGCTGTCCTCATTTAAATTGCAGGCTATAGAGACGGTGTTGTTGCCGCGCTCAATTTTGCTATAAGACGTGGTATTGATAGCAAGCGAAATCGAGTTGCCGTGAGCGGTCGTGAGCGAGCAATTGTCATCAAGCGCAAAAATTGAGGAGCTAAACAAAAATACGGCGCCGTAAATAACAGCGAGTAGGAGCGTAAGCTTCCCACTAAAGTTGCTGTATATTTTGACGCCATTCAACCTAGACTGCAGCACAACGAAAACCTAAGGTTATTGTTGTAGTTAATGTAACAAACTTGTGCGTAACTTAGCCAGTGTAAAAACCCTTTGACCAGAGACTTTTTACACCCTATCGAACAAGAAGCTAAACCAGGCAAAAAACAAGCAAAAGCTACTTAACCCAAATGCTAGGGTTCTTAATCGTAAGTTACTGCCCAGTACGTGCTCGTAGCTGTGCCAATATCTTGCAGCGACAAACACAGTACTGAGTACAAACCAAAATTGTCCTGTCATTTGCTCAATATGCAAAAGTATCAGTAGTGCAATAAATAAAACCGGCTGCTGAAACTGGCTGTCATAGCTATTACCTAATAATCTTATGCGCTCGGGGAAGGCGTGTTTTTCGACATAGCGAATATCTTGAAGTGCAATATCACCATTTTTGACTGCGCGAATTCTACTCGTTGCGGTCAAAAGGAATAATAACAGCGTTAGGCTAAGCAAAAATAAAATCGGAATATGGATCCACATAGTAAAGCTCCTGAGTTTGAAAGAGGTTTTACTTTAACTAGATTGATT
The sequence above is a segment of the Pseudoalteromonas piscicida genome. Coding sequences within it:
- a CDS encoding MAPEG family protein, which translates into the protein MWIHIPILFLLSLTLLLFLLTATSRIRAVKNGDIALQDIRYVEKHAFPERIRLLGNSYDSQFQQPVLFIALLILLHIEQMTGQFWFVLSTVFVAARYWHSYEHVLGSNLRLRTLAFGLSSFCLFFAWFSFLFDRV
- a CDS encoding sensor domain-containing diguanylate cyclase, coding for MLQSRLNGVKIYSNFSGKLTLLLAVIYGAVFLFSSSIFALDDNCSLTTAHGNSISLAINTTSYSKIERGNNTVSIACNLNEDSVISFVDVGLNHYQWGVNVPSLVKFSQPAFIIPKGKYTATLSLDSMQIHTPRFRLMSVPKFIWESQKTSLVMGAFYGLCFTLICYVLIMGSRLNDPIFRLYGAYIFCLCGFVLFQEGQLNLFVSSQYKSLLKHAYLLSIGLTVVSATWFMLSILLVDKQWPKLTLSLKSAAAIVMLLSVLKMSTQQAQLSYLFSQIMAYITLVIVATLFVLSALQTKRKIGEASLVFAALSLVLVGMVFRVLLVGYSPFMQRYALIFAFAIESLLLAVAVSKRIGRLRQQKQQAENEANYDQLCAIFNRRGWHKQANVLVEQFNKRDGVLALFYVDLDKFKLINDQFGHDAGDKALTHVATFLSSSIRKQDIVGRLGGDEFAALCLFDDIQSAEEKAQQLQQQLNTLQFSHGKQKVAIQGSVGRAFAQHPITDISDLIAQADKQMYQQKTLS
- a CDS encoding alternative ribosome-rescue factor A — protein: MTKKSKLQHAHQRGEIKDNALKALVTSPLFKAKVEKSKKGKGSYQRSVKHKGQEPYLKAA